A DNA window from Trichosurus vulpecula isolate mTriVul1 chromosome 2, mTriVul1.pri, whole genome shotgun sequence contains the following coding sequences:
- the PHC2 gene encoding polyhomeotic-like protein 2 isoform X3 — protein MTSGNGNSASSITGTAPQNGENKPPQAIVKPQILTHVIEGFVIQEGAEPFPVGRSSLLVGNLKKKYAQGLLPEKLPQQENTTTTDSEMEEPYLQESKEEGTPLKLKCELCGRVDFAYKFKRSKRFCSMACAKRYNVGCTKRVGLFHSDRSKLQKPGAAPHNRRRASKASLPALPKDAKKQPAGTVPLSVTAALQLTHSQEDSSRCSDNSSYEEPLSPISASSSTSRRRQGQRDLELPDMHMRDLVGVGHHFLPSEPTKWNVEDVYEFIRSLPGCQEIAEEFRAQEIDGQALLLLKEDHLMSAMNIKLGPALKIYARISMLKDS, from the exons ATGACCTCAGGGAACGGAAACTCTGCCTCCAGCATCACTGGCACTGCCCCCCAGAATGGTGAGAATAAACCACCACAGGCCATTGTGAAACCCCAAATCCTGACGCATGTTATCGAAGGGTTTGTGATCCAGGAGGGGGCGGAGCCTTTCCCG GTGGGACGTTCGTCCCTGCTGGTGGGGAACCTTAAGAAGAAGTATGCACAAGGGCTTTTGCCTGAGAAACTCCCACAGCAAGAGAACACCACCACCACTGATTCTGAAATGGAGGAGCCCTATCTGCAAG AATCCAAAGAGGAGGGGACTCCCCTCAAACTCAAGTGTGAGCTTTGTGGCCGGGTGGACTTTGCCTACAAGTTCAAACGTTCCAAACGCTTCTGCTCTATGGCGTGTGCCAAGAG GTACAACGTGGGCTGTACCAAGCGTGTGGGACTCTTCCACTCTGACCGCAGCAAGCTGCAGAAACCAGGGGCTGCCCCCCATAACCGCCGACGGGCCAGCAAGGCAAGCCTGCCAGCACTGCCCAAGGATGCCAAGAAGCAG CCTGCAGGAACTGTGCCTCTCTCAGTCACAGCCGCGCTGCAGCTGACCCACAGCCAAGAAGACTCGAGTCGCTGCTCAGATAACTCAAGTTACGAGGAGCCTCTGTCACCTATCTCGGCCAGCTCCTCCACCTCACGACGGCGCCAGGGCCAGCGGGACCTAGAGCTCCCAGACATGCACATGAGGGACCTGGTGGGTGTCGGGCACCACTTCCTGCCCAGTGAACCCACCAAATGGAATGTGGAAGATGTCTATGAGTTCATCCGTTCTCTGCCAG GCTGCCAGGAGATTGCAGAAGAGTTTCGTGCCCAGGAGATCGATGGGCAGGCCCTGTTATTGCTCAAGGAAGACCATTTGATGAGTGCCATGAACATCAAGCTTGGGCCCGCCCTGAAGATCTATGCACGCATCAGCATGCTCAAGGACTCCTAG